The Verrucomicrobiia bacterium genomic interval CGGCTGCCCCTGAAGAGCGACCACCAAGGGATCTTCCTCCTCCCAAGGACCTTGATGGTTTTCCTGCAAGAATCGAAAGGCTCGCAGGCTGAGATAAACCCACCCGCCCATCGGAATTAAGAGCAGCAGCATGAACGGGTTTTGCCGCACCCCCACTTCATAGAGGAGCGTCGCAGGCCAGCCCCACGGCAGCAACAGGCCCAGCCAGTTCCCCAGGTCAGCCGCTCCTTGTAGGATGAAGCCGCCCCAACTTGGTTTGTTGGTGGCTGAAATCAACCCCGCCACCAGCCAGCCAAAGATTACCAGGAAATAGGCGGCATTCAGCACAAAGCTGGCCAGGCGGTGAATCCAACCAAGCGCCCACCTCCACCCGGCCTGCGGCAGCAGGGGAAGCGGAGAACGGGGGTCATGGAGCAGAAGGACAAAACCCACCACCATGAGCCACTGCAGCCCCAGCCAGAGCACACCCGCCACCCAGGCCCAACCCGGCAAGGGATGCTTTGCCAAAATGACCGCCGCCATCAGGCCATACCCCATGGCGGCAAGGGCGGAGTGTTTCAAAAAACGCCGCCAGCCGAAGGCGAACAAATCCCGGGGAGCCACGGGCCAGCGGGCAAGCACGTATTGCTCCACCCTGCCATACATGGCCGTGTCGTAAACGCTGAGCAACCAGACGGCCGGCAGGGTGCCAAGTAAAATCAACAGGCCCTTGGCCAACTGCAAGTCGGTCGCGTGAACCAGCGGGACCCCCAGGAATACCGCTATTAGGAGGCCCAGAAAGATCCCACTTAATGATGGGCCACCGCCCACCCGCCTGGCGGCGTTCTTCCATTGAGGAACACGACGGATTTCCCGCCGCACCAGCCGGCGCAGCCGGCGCTCGAGGGCGCGATTTCGCAGTGGATTCACGGTTGCTCCCGTAATTGTTGGAACAAGGCCGCCAGCGCCTCGGTCCCCGGGCCGGTTGCCTGCAGTTGGGACACCTTTTCCAGGGCGCGCACCTCGCCTTCGTGCAACACGCACACACGGTCGGCAAAGCGCTCCACCACATCGAGGATTTGCGTGGTAAAGATAATCACCCGCCCGTGCCGGGCGGCCTGCCGGGCCTCCTCCTTGAAGATTTGCAGGCCATGCGGGTCCATGCCCGAGGCAAAGGGCTCGTCCAATAGCCATAGTTCAGGATTCACCGCCAACAACGCCGCCAGCGCGGTCTTGTATCGCTGGCCGCGGGAGAGGTAACCCAGCGGCTTTTCAGCCAGGGGCAGCAAATCCAATTTCCGGAAAAGTTCCAGCACCACGTTTTCCACCCCCGGGGTGTCCGCCTCGTAAATGCGCAACACGGTGGCCAGGTGCTGGATGATCGTCCAGTGGTCGCAAAGCAGCGGAAAATCAGGCAGGAAATGCAACTTGCGCCGCAAATCCAGCCGGCCGCGGTTGAACGGCATGTCGTCGAAATAAACCGCCCCCTCGGTGGGCGCCAGCAGACCGGCCAGACAGTTCAGCAGGGTGGTTTTGCCGGCGCCGTTGGCGCCCAGTACCGCCACAATCTGCCCCGGTTCAAGGCTGAACGAAACCCGATCCAGGGCGCACGTTTTGCCGAAGCGTTTGGTGAGGGCGCGAATCTCAATTTTCATGTCTGGCCACCGAGCTTTACCAAACACCGGCAACCCCTGTCGAACGCATTTTGCTCCAGAGCAAAAAAGCGCCGGAAAATGGCAATCGGGCGGTTGACGGATTTCTTTAAAACGGCGTATGCTCTCCGCCCAAGCTCTTGCAGCGTGGAAGACCTTCCACCCCTCCAGGCGGAGGAGCAGGGTTTTCCCGGCCCGTTGCGGCCCTGCCAGGCCGCGGTGCGGCAAGCTGGAGCTCAAGCAAGACAGGCTATGTGGACCTGACGGCCCGGCGGCCGACGACATAAGGCAGATACATGAAAAGTTATCAAACGGCAGACCTACGGAATGTGGCGATTATGGGCCATGCCTCCTGCGGCAAAACGATGCTCACGGAGTGCATGGCCTTG includes:
- a CDS encoding ABC transporter ATP-binding protein, with the translated sequence MKIEIRALTKRFGKTCALDRVSFSLEPGQIVAVLGANGAGKTTLLNCLAGLLAPTEGAVYFDDMPFNRGRLDLRRKLHFLPDFPLLCDHWTIIQHLATVLRIYEADTPGVENVVLELFRKLDLLPLAEKPLGYLSRGQRYKTALAALLAVNPELWLLDEPFASGMDPHGLQIFKEEARQAARHGRVIIFTTQILDVVERFADRVCVLHEGEVRALEKVSQLQATGPGTEALAALFQQLREQP